The nucleotide sequence TGTGTTCCAGGTGGCTGCCGCTGTGGGCCAGCCAGCCGCCGAGCAACTGCGCAAGTACCAGGAACAGGTATCGCGCCTGGCAGCCGATACGCAGGTCGAACTGGCCAATGTGGCAGAGCGGCATGTGACTGAAGCGAGCCGCACTGCCAAGGCCCTGGCCGAAGAAGTGGCCCGCACGGCTTCGGAAGAAGCGCAGAAAAACGTGCGCAAGCAGCAGGAAGTCATGCAGCGCGTCGCCGTACCATTTCAGGCCAACCATCAAAACGGCGCCAACCGCGACCAGCAGCGCGGTGCGCAAAACCGTGAGGGTCAAAGCCTGCAAAGCGCCAGCCAGCAAGGTAGTCAGCAGTCGGCCGGCAGCGAAAGCTCCGCCAGTGTCAGCGCATCGCAAGCGGGTTCGGCACAAAGCAAAACCAGCGGTGCAAGCCGTAAAGAGTAAGCGGGCTGCTGCTAGCCGATGACAGCTGAATACGCATCGCGAGGGGCTAGCCTTGGGATGCGCTTAGCTGGCGCAGCATCGTGCGTCGTGGTCCGGGCAGAACGCCCGTTCTTCAGGGGGCGGGCGTTTTGTCGTGGGCGCGCGCGGCGCCAGCCTGCGTGACGGCGCTCTGCGCCTTTGCCGGACGTGGCAGCGTGGCGGGGATTTCCCGCCCGTCCGTGGCCGCGCCCATATTACGTGTCAGCGTGGTATCGACCTTGCTGTTGGCGTCGATAAAGGCGCTCACGGCGTCCAGCGTGGGGGCCAGCATGCGCAAGGGGCTGGCCAGCGAAGCGACCAGGGTGGTATGGCTGACCTTGTCGAAATACGTTTCCGTCACGGGCCTGGCCAGCGTCCGCAAGGCACTGGCAAGGCCACCCGTGTTGCGCTGTGGATTGACCAGCTTGTCCTGCCCGGGCAGGGGGGCTATCAGCAGGGCGGGCGGGGCTTCGGCGGTTACGTGATGGATAGGCTGCGAAGAGGCGGGCGTGTCCGGGTAAAAGAAGACGGGCCGGGTGGTGGTGTTTTCAATCGGCAAGAAATCATAGGGACCGGCCAGGCCTATCCAGCCCCGCAAGTCGTGCGGGTGCATGCCGTGGCGTGCCAGCAGGCTGGCGTCGAGCGCCACCATCGCCGCATTGTAAGCGCCGGCGCTATGGCCCATGACGAACAGGCGGGCGGGGTCGCCGCCATGGCGGCTGGACTCCATCGCGGCCCAGGCCACGGCGCGGGCCGCATCTTGCAAGATCTCGGGGTAGTGCACCTCCGGATATAGCCGGTAGTCGGCGATCACGGCCATGTAGCCGCGCGCAGCGAGCGCGTGGCCAACGAAGGCATAGTCTGCGCGCTCGCCCGCCGTCCAGTTGCCGCCATAGAAGAACACCACCACGGGCACGGGTCCCGTGCGGATTTTTGGGACATACACATCGAGTTTTTGCCGTGGCAGGGGGCCGTAGGCCAGGCCCCGCGTCACTTGCGAGGCGCTGCCGGACGACAAGGCATTGATGGCGGTCAAGGGCGAGCAGGCAGCCAGGCCTGTGGCCAGCGGGATGGCCGCCAGCAAACCGAGCAATGTAGTGCGCAGGATCGTCATGCTGGCTCCTGATACTTGTGGGTGATGCTTGCAGTGTAGACCAGGCAGGGCAGGGCGCGCATGGGGAAGTTGCTGTCCGTCATAGATAAATGTTGCATGCGACAATCAATCCTGCAGCAGCCATTTGCGCGCCGTGGCGATGACGGCGTCCGACAAAGTGCGCGTGAGCGGCGTCTGGATATCCCAGGCATGCCAGGTCAGGGGCACGTCGAGCGCTTGCCCCGCCGCCACGTCGACGAGCCTGCCGGCGGCCAGCGCCGTTTCCGCCTGCAGCAAAGGCACCATGCCATAAGCATAGCCCGCTTCGATGAAACGCACGAAGTCGCGCGCCGAACCGAGCACATGGTGCGGATAGCGGCCCGTGTAGCCGAGGCGGTGCTGCAAATAGCGCTCGTGCAGGGCATCCTTGCTGCCAAACGTGATGGCGGGCGCCTGGCTGACGGCCTCCACTGTAAAACCATGGGGGAACCATTGCTGCGCAAATGCGGGCGACGCCACGCACAGGTAGCGCATGCCGCCCAGCGGCGTGGCCGTGGTGCCGGCCACCAGGTCGTTGGCGCTGGTGACGCAGGCAAACACGCGTCCTTCGCGCAGCTGGCTCAGGGTGTGGTCCTGGTCGTCGAGACGGATGTCGAGCAGGCAGGACGGCGGTGACAGCAGCGGCCCCAGCGCTTCCGGGATCCAGGTGGCGGCGCTGTCGGCGTTGACGGCGATGGCCAGCGCCGGCAATTGCGTGGTGGGGCCGGGCTGGGCGTCGAGCGCCGCCTCGAGCAGCTTGACTTGCCGGTAGTGGGCGATCAGGCGCTGGCCCGCTTCCGTGGGCAGGGGCGGGTGGCTGCGGATGATCAACAGGGTGCCTTCCAGGTTTTCCAGGGTGCGTATGCGCTGCGACACGGCTGGCTGGCTGATCGCCAGCGCCTGCGCGGCCTTTTCAAAGCTGCCCAGGCCGATTACGGCGTCGAGGGCGGCCAATCCACGGTAATCGACGACGCGCATAAGTTTCTCTTATATATGGTTAGAATCATTCATTATACTTATATTTACTTTTTCTTTACACTGTTGAAATAGGGTAACAACTCCACTCTCCCGCGCGGTCCTCCTGGTTCCGCTACACCCTCCACTTACCTCTGATGACTTTGCCGTTGCCGGCAGAGCGTGGGCGGCCGTGCGCGTGATGGAAAGCAATGGAAAGGAATCGATATGGACAGCGCAATTTTCTTGAAAGGCATGGGGCTCGGAGCGAGCCTGATCGTGGCCATCGGCACGCAAAACGCATTCTTGCTCAAGCAGGGGCTAAAGCGCCATTACGTGCTCACCTGCATCCTGGTGTGCTTGCTGTGCGACGCCATCCTGATCACGGCCGGCGTGGCCGGCATGGGCACGTTCATTGCCGATAATCCTAATTTCCTGCTGTGGGCCAAGGCCGGCGGCGCCACGTTCCTGATTGCGTATGGCTTGCGCGCTGCAAAGTCGGCCTGGCGTCCAACGGCCATGACAGTGTCGGCTGCCAAGGCGCCCGAAGGCTACTGGGCCGTGATCGGCGCTGCGCTGGCGTTCAGTCTGCTGAACCCGCACGCCTTCCTCGACACGGTCATCCTGCTCGGTTCCATCGGCGGCCAGCATGAAGGCGTAGGACGCTTCTACTTCGCCGGCGGCGCCATCATGGCTTCGGCCCTGTGGTTCTTCCTGCTGGGCTTTGGCGCCCGCTACCTGGCGCCCGTGTTTGCCAAGCCCATGGCGTGGCGCGTGCTCGACGGCATCATCGCCCTCGTGATGTGGGCCATCGCTGCCTCGCTGTTCTTGTAAGGCATCAACGCGTCAGGAAGGCCAGCACGCGGCTGGCCAGCTGGCCATACGGCGGCCACAGCAGTTTCAGCGCGCTGTAGCGGGCCTGGTAAAACACGGGCCGCAGCTTGCTGAAGGTGTGAAAACCTTCCACGCCATGGTAGTGGCCCATGCCGGACTCGCCCACGCCGCCGAAGGGCAAATCGTGCTGGCCCACGTGATACAGTGCATCGTTGACGGACACGCCGCCCGACATCACCGTGTCGATCAGCAGTTGCACGGTATCTGCCTGATTGCTGAATGGATAGATGGCCAGCGGGCGCGGCCCCGCGTTGATGCTGTCGATCACCGTGTCTAGGGTCGCATAGCCGCGCAGCGGCAGGATGGGGCCGAAGATTTCGCGCGTCAGCAGCACGCTGTCCTCGGGCGCATCGAGCACGATGTGCGGCGCGATCTTGCGCGTGGCCCGGTCGTAGGCAGGCCCTGGCAGCAAGGGAATCACTTGTGCGCCCTGTTCCCGCGCTTCGTCCAGCGCCTGCAGCAGGCGCTCAAAGGCGGCCTCGTCGATGATGGAGGTGTAATCGGGCGTATCCAGCCGCGGGTAGCGCGTGGGCATGATCTGGCGCGCGTGTTCGACGAAGGCGGCGATGCTCGCTTCGGGCAGCCAGGCGTGGTCGACGCTGGTACAGATTTGCCCCGCGTTCAGGTATTTGACAAACAGGATGCGCTCGGCGGCCGTGCGCAGGGGAAAGTCTGCGCAGACGATGGCCGGCGCCTTGCCGCCCAGTTCCAGGGTGACGGGGCACAGATTGCGCGCGGCTGCCGCCATGACGGCGCGGCCCGTCTGGCCGGACCCCGTGAACAGCAGGTGGTCGAACGGCAGCTGTGAAAAAGCCATGCCCACGCCGCCTGTCTCTTCAAAAAACTGCAATTTTTCCGGCGGGAAGTAGGCTGGCATCTTCTCGATCAGCAGCCGGGCCAGGTGGCGCGAGTTTTCGCTCATCTTGACCATGGCACGGTTGCCAGCGGCAAAGATGTAGGTCAGGGGAACCAGGCTCAGATTCACAGGAAAATTCCACGGCACGATGACGCCCACCACGCCCAGCGGCTGGGGAAGCACGCGGTTGCGGGCGCCCAGGAAATTGCGCCAGTCCACGCCACGGCGCTGCGGTTTCATCCATTTTTTCAACTGTTTCAGGACATGGGCGATGCCGTCGATGGCGGGAAAGATCTCCGCCAGCAAGGTTTCGTGCCGGGAGCGGTTGCCATAATCGGCACTGATTGCCTCGCACAGCGCCTCTTTATGGTCCTGGATGAAGCGCTGCAAGGTTTGCAAGTCGCGCTTGCGCTCGACAAGCGTGGGCACGGGGCGGGCCAGGTAGGCTGCATGCTGCAAGGCCAGGGCGGCGCCGAGTTCTGCGTGGGCTGGCTTGCTGCTCAAATCCATGTTTTCTGCGACATCGGGCATTGTTTTCCTTGGCTGGCCGGGCAATGTGCGCGCCGTTCCAGCACACTATAGTGGAGTATTGGCAAATGCGCCGCCAGCGTGCCGACGGCGCTGCACGATACACCGTAAAATGTTCGGCAACTGTACGCTACCCATTCCAGGAATGCCATGACCTCGACCAACCCAGATTCCCTGCACATCGTGTGCCCCCATTGCGACGCCGTCAACCGCCTGCCGGCAGCGCGCTTGATTGAGCAGCCCACTTGCGGCAAGTGCCAGAAGGATTTGTTTACGGGACAGCCCGTGGACCTGGCCAGCGCCCGTTTTCTCAAGCATATCGAGCGCAGCGACATACCCGTGCTGGTCGACTTCTGGGCGCCCTGGTGCGGCCCGTGCCGCAGCATGGCGCCATTCTATGTGCAAGCCGCCAAGACACTGGAGCCCGCGTTCCGCGTCGTCAAGGTGAATACGGAAGCGTCGCCGGACCTGGGCAGCCGTTTCAATATTCGCAGCATTCCCACCCTGGCCCTGTTCTCGCGTGGCGTGGAAGTGGCGCGCCAGCCGGGCGCCATCGATGCACAAGCCATCATCGCCTGGGCGAGGGATAAAGCGCGCCTTTGAGCCGCTGGGCAAACCATCATGGTTTTCCATTTGACATTTAGTATGGCGCCATATTATATTGCGCCATATGATAAAGCTCGAACAGAAATACACGGCCCTGCTGGGCGATGTGCAGCGCCGCGCCAGCGGTCTCGACATGACGCAGTCCACGGAGCGCCTGCGCCTGTGCTTTGAAGTGCTGGGCCTGGCATCGGCCATCGATGGCGATTGCGCCACGCGCCTGGGGCGGCATGGCTTGTCAGAAGGCAAGTTCGTGCTGCTGTCCCTGCTGCGTGACGTGCCCGAAGGACTCTCGCCGCACGCACTGGCCGAGCAGGCTGGCGTGACGCGCGGCACCATCACGGGCTTGCTCGACGGCCTGGAGCGCGACGGTTTTCTGGCGCGCCACGCGGACCAGTTTGACCGGCGCAAGCTGCTGGTGCGCCTGAGCACCAAGGGGGAAGCTGCCGCCTCCACGCTGGTCGATGAGCATGCGCAATGGATCGCCAGTCTGTTTGCCGATTTCTCGGCCGAGGAAATGCAATTGTTGAGTTCGCTGTTGGAAAAAGCCTGGCGCAAGACGGATAAAGGTGAAATACAGGGTGAAATGCAGGGTGCATCATGAGCCGCGGCGTCGCCGATGTGACTGCGGAGCGCCTGGCCCTGCTGAACGGGGGAAGTGTGGCCAGCGCCACCCTGACGGAAGGGCTGGCCATCGATTTTGCCCAGCTGCTGGCTGCTGCCGTACCCGCTATCGGCGCCATCCGCCTGGACCGGATGCGCGCGCAGGCCGCTGAGGGCATCACCAGGCGCATGGCCTTGGCGGCGCAATTGCTGCTGGAGGCCAACGTTGACCTGGCGCAATTGCAAGGTCATACCTCCGACACGGTACGGGGCTGGGCCTGCTTTGCCATCGCCGCCCAGGCGCAATGGACCTTGCCGCAGCAACTGGCGGCCATGCGGCCGCTGGCCGACGATGGCCACTTCGGCGTGCGCGAATGGGCCTGGCTGGCGCTGCGGCCCCATCTGGCGGCGAGTCTTGACGAGGCCATTGGCCAGCTGGCGCCCTGGACGGCGGACCCGTCGGAAAGAGTGCGCCGCTTTGCCTGCGAAGCGCTGCGCCCGCGCGGCGTGTGGTGCGCGCACATCGCCCAGTTAAAGGAACAGCCGCAGCGGGCCTTGCCCCTGTTGCAGCCCTTGCGCGCCGACCCGGCCGTCTACGTGCAGGATTCCGTTGCCAACTGGCTCAACGATGCGGCCAAGAGCCAGCCGGAATGGGTGCGCAGCCTGTGCGCGCAATGGTTGCAGGAAAGTCCCGACGCCGCCACGCAACGCATCTGCAAGCGGGCCCAGCGCTCGCTGGCTTGACAATTGATTACCCAAGGAGAAAGTATGCATTATTTGTTAGAGCTGTACAGCCCGAAACCCGCCTGGCTGGTCCTCGATGGCGCCGCGCGCCAGGCGTATTTCGACACGGTGGGCGCCGGCATGGCGGCCTTGTCCGGCACTGGCGCCGAAGCGCTCGCCATGGGCGCCATCGATGGCGGCAAGCTGCATGCCGCTGCCCAGCAATTTTATGCCGTCTGGCGCTTCCCGGACGAGGCGGCGCTGGACGCTTTGCTGGCCGGCATCGCCGCCACGGGCTGGCATGATTATTTCGACACCGTCAATGCGGCTGGCCCGGCCGTGGATTTTCCTGGGCACCTGGCGCAGCTGGCCGCCTAAGCGTCCGACGTTTTTCTTGCCGCTGCGGTAAAGTTGGCATTTCCATCCGACCATCGACGTTGATGCCAACCAAACTGCTCTCCCTTCTGCTTCTTGCGCTGGCGCCCATGCTGACCTCGGCAGCCCCTGCTGCCACCCCGCAAGCCCTCGTCGCCGCTGCCCGCAGCCAGGTGGGCGTGACCCTGCAGTACGACCCGCGCTACGAACGTCTCGCCTATCCGGGCGGCGACGTGCCGCTCGAGCGGGGCGTATGCACGGATGTGATCGTGCGCGCCTATCGCAAGCTGGGCCAGGATTTGCAGGTGCTGGTGCATGAAGACATGCGCAAGGCCTGGCAGGTGTACCAGCAGCAGGGGCGCTGGCAGATGAAGGGGCCGGACCGCAATATTGACCACCGCCGCGTGCCGAACCTGGGCACGTTCTTTACGCGCCACGGCACCAGCCTGCGTCCAGCCAAGGAAGCGAACGCTTACCGCGCGGGCGACATCGTCACATGGCGCCTGCCGCGCAACCTCACGCATATCGGCATCGTCAGCGACAAGCAGTCATGGAGTGGCGTGCCGCTCATCATCCACAACATCGGCGAGGGCGCGCGCGAGGAAAATATCTTGTTCAGTTATCCCATCACGGGGCATTATCGTTGGCAACCCGGCTTGCAAGTCCGCTGAGGGGCAGCGGTGCCATCTCTTGCAGGATCGCCAGCACCTTGGCCAGCGCCGTGTCGATATCGAGCCTGTCGATGGCGCCATAGCCGAGGAACAGGCCTTCATGGCGGGCGGGGCCATCGTAAAAGCCGGATAGCGCATACAAGCTGATGTCGGCCAGGCGCGCGCGACGCAGCAATTCGGCGATATCGAGCGGCGCCTGCGCCAGCGCCGCCACATGGAAGCCGGCGCTGGCTGGCACCAGGCGGAACCATGGCGACAACGGACCGTTGAACCAGTGCTGCAGCCGTTCGCGCCGCCCTGCATAAATGTCGTGGCAGCGGCGTATGTGGCGCAGCAAATGGCCGTCCAGGATGAACTTGGCCAGCGCATGCTGGCCCAGGCTGGCAGTATGGCAGTCGCTCAGGTACTTCACTGTCTGCATGGCAGCCACGATGGCTTGCGGCAGCACCACATAGCCCAGGCGCAATTCCGGCAGCATGATCTTGGAAAAGCTGCCTACATGCGCGACGACGCCGTAGCGGTCCATGCTTTGCAGGGAATCCTCGGGCCGGCCTTCATAGCGGAAGGCGCTGTCGTAATCGTCCTCGATGATGATGGCCCCCAACTGCCGGGCACGCTCCAGCAAGGCATGGCGGCGCGCCATGCTCATCGGCATGCCGAGTGGAAATTGATGCGCGGGTGTGACATAGATCAAGCGCGTGCCGTCCGGGACTTGCGCGACGATGAGGCCATCCTCGTCCACGTCGACGCCCACCACGCGCGCGCCCTGGCTGGCGAACACGGTGCGCGCCACGGGGTAGCCGGGTTCTTCCACGACTACCGTGTCGCCCGCCTCCAGCAGGGTTTGCGCCAGCAGCTGCAAAGCCTGCTGCGCGCCGCTGGTGACGAGTACCTGTTCCTCGGTGCAATGGATGCCGCGGCTGAAGGCGGCATGGCCGGCAATCGCCGTGCGCAAGGCGGGCAAGCCTTCCACTGGACCGTAGCGGCCGCGCGCCTGTCCATCCTGGCGCAGCGCGTGCAGCATGCAGGCGCGCCATTCATCTTGCGGGAAGTGCGCGGGCGTGGCGCGCCCGCCGATGAAGGCGTAGCGGGCGGGCGTTTCCTGGCTGGCGCGGCGCAAGGGCGTGGGCGTCGCTTCCCAGTGGGCGATGCGCTGCGCGCTGGCCAGCGGCGTGCTGGCGTGGCGGCGCTGCGGCGAGGCACGCGGCGTCTGCACGAAGCTGCCCACGCCCACTTTTCCTATGAGCAGCTTCTCATAGCCCAGCTTTTCATACACGTCGGACACCGTCTTGCGGGACAGTCCCAGCTGGCTTGCCAGCAGGCGCGAAGGCGGCAATTGCTGGCCGTCGGCCAGGCGGCCCGAGCGGATGGCTTCGCTGAGCTGGCGATACAGCTGGCCGCCCAGGTCGCGCGTGCCGTCGATCAGGATATGTAATTCCATGGGGTATCTGTGGGTGGTCTGCCGTTTTTCGGCAGGATTGGCCTGCCGCGCGCTGTTGGTGCGCTTCTACAATGGCGCATCTTTCATTATCAAGGAATGCATCATGACACAGCAACGACTCGATTTTACACAAGCTTCGCCAGACGCCGTCAAGGCCATGTACGCGCTGGAAGCGGCGATTGCCAAGCTGGGCGTGGAACACTCGCTGGTCGAGCTGATCCGCCTGCGCGCCTCGCAAATCAATGGCTGCGCCTTTTGTGTGGACATGCACACGAGCGACGCGCGCAAGGCGGGCGAAACGGAGCGCCGCCTGTATGCCGTGTCCGTCTGGCGCGAAACGCCGTTCTTCACGCCGCGCGAGCGTGCCGTGCTGGCCTGGACGGAAGCGCTGACCTTGCTGCCACAGAATCATGCGTCGGACGAAGACTATGCGGCGCTGGCGGAGCAATTGACGCCGGCGGAAATGGTCAACGTCACCCTGGCCATCGGCGCCATCAATACCTGGAACCGCCTGGCCGTGGGTTTCCGCAAGATGCCCGAATAACTCTGTGTTCGTTCGCGAACAGACGCCTGGCATGTCTTTGCGTAGTCTGGCAAGATGATTGATCAGCCAGGGAGCAGCCATGCAGGTACATATCGGAGAAGGCGTCGAGAAGACGCCGGGGCAGCAGGAAGTAGCACTGGAAGAGGCGCGCCGTGAATTCATTACTGAACTATGGCGGCGCTTTGAAACCTTGCAGGAATGGGCCGTCAGCCACTGGCCGGACCAGCAACATCCTTTGAGTTCCGCCGACTTCGTCGAATCGCGCAAGGAAATCTTGAGTTTGCGTTCGCCGGCCGGGCCGTTGAACCAGCCGGCCGCGCGCGATGCGGCCGAGCCGGCCCCGGAGCAGGGCGGGGCGCAATATCTGGATGTGACGCCAGCACCGTGGCCGTAGGTTGGATTAGGACCGAAGGGCCGTAATCCGACAACGTGGTTGGCGGGTGATGTCGGATTACGCGCTTGCGCTAATCCGACCTACGCTTCAGCCTTACCCTGCGCAAACACCCAGCACAGCAAACTCACCAGCAGTCCCGCCATCACGCCATACGCCAGGTTCAGCGCGCTGTCGAACAGCAGCGGCGCCACCAGGCCCGAGACCAGCGCAAACAGCAGCATCTGGATGAACGACTGCATCGACGACGCCAGGCCGCTATTGTTGGGGAAGTGGTTCAGTGCCATCAGGGTCATCGGCGGCATGGCGATGGACAGGGCGAACGAGTAGAAGAACAGGGGCAGCACGGCCCATGGTACTTCGGCGGCAAAGAAGTAGTTGTAGCCGATGTTGGCCAGTGCGGCCACCAGCATCAATATGAAGCCGGCCCAGATCATCTGGCGCTGGCTGTAGCGGTGGGCAATTTTCGCCGACAGGGCCGAGCCGAACACCATGCCGCTGATCAGGGGAATGAACAGCCAGGCGAATGCCGTTTCCGGCAGGTGCAGGATGTTGATGATGAAGTAGGCGGCCGAGCCGATGTACAGGGCGAAGCCGCCAAAGGCGGCGCCGATGGCCGTGGACAGCAGCAGGAACTGGCGGTGGCACAGCACTTTCCAGTAATTGACGGCG is from Janthinobacterium sp. 61 and encodes:
- the trxC gene encoding thioredoxin TrxC, giving the protein MTSTNPDSLHIVCPHCDAVNRLPAARLIEQPTCGKCQKDLFTGQPVDLASARFLKHIERSDIPVLVDFWAPWCGPCRSMAPFYVQAAKTLEPAFRVVKVNTEASPDLGSRFNIRSIPTLALFSRGVEVARQPGAIDAQAIIAWARDKARL
- a CDS encoding coniferyl aldehyde dehydrogenase, with protein sequence MPDVAENMDLSSKPAHAELGAALALQHAAYLARPVPTLVERKRDLQTLQRFIQDHKEALCEAISADYGNRSRHETLLAEIFPAIDGIAHVLKQLKKWMKPQRRGVDWRNFLGARNRVLPQPLGVVGVIVPWNFPVNLSLVPLTYIFAAGNRAMVKMSENSRHLARLLIEKMPAYFPPEKLQFFEETGGVGMAFSQLPFDHLLFTGSGQTGRAVMAAAARNLCPVTLELGGKAPAIVCADFPLRTAAERILFVKYLNAGQICTSVDHAWLPEASIAAFVEHARQIMPTRYPRLDTPDYTSIIDEAAFERLLQALDEAREQGAQVIPLLPGPAYDRATRKIAPHIVLDAPEDSVLLTREIFGPILPLRGYATLDTVIDSINAGPRPLAIYPFSNQADTVQLLIDTVMSGGVSVNDALYHVGQHDLPFGGVGESGMGHYHGVEGFHTFSKLRPVFYQARYSALKLLWPPYGQLASRVLAFLTR
- a CDS encoding PLP-dependent aminotransferase family protein encodes the protein MELHILIDGTRDLGGQLYRQLSEAIRSGRLADGQQLPPSRLLASQLGLSRKTVSDVYEKLGYEKLLIGKVGVGSFVQTPRASPQRRHASTPLASAQRIAHWEATPTPLRRASQETPARYAFIGGRATPAHFPQDEWRACMLHALRQDGQARGRYGPVEGLPALRTAIAGHAAFSRGIHCTEEQVLVTSGAQQALQLLAQTLLEAGDTVVVEEPGYPVARTVFASQGARVVGVDVDEDGLIVAQVPDGTRLIYVTPAHQFPLGMPMSMARRHALLERARQLGAIIIEDDYDSAFRYEGRPEDSLQSMDRYGVVAHVGSFSKIMLPELRLGYVVLPQAIVAAMQTVKYLSDCHTASLGQHALAKFILDGHLLRHIRRCHDIYAGRRERLQHWFNGPLSPWFRLVPASAGFHVAALAQAPLDIAELLRRARLADISLYALSGFYDGPARHEGLFLGYGAIDRLDIDTALAKVLAILQEMAPLPLSGLASRVANDNAP
- a CDS encoding LysE/ArgO family amino acid transporter; the encoded protein is MDSAIFLKGMGLGASLIVAIGTQNAFLLKQGLKRHYVLTCILVCLLCDAILITAGVAGMGTFIADNPNFLLWAKAGGATFLIAYGLRAAKSAWRPTAMTVSAAKAPEGYWAVIGAALAFSLLNPHAFLDTVILLGSIGGQHEGVGRFYFAGGAIMASALWFFLLGFGARYLAPVFAKPMAWRVLDGIIALVMWAIAASLFL
- a CDS encoding MarR family winged helix-turn-helix transcriptional regulator, which gives rise to MKLEQKYTALLGDVQRRASGLDMTQSTERLRLCFEVLGLASAIDGDCATRLGRHGLSEGKFVLLSLLRDVPEGLSPHALAEQAGVTRGTITGLLDGLERDGFLARHADQFDRRKLLVRLSTKGEAAASTLVDEHAQWIASLFADFSAEEMQLLSSLLEKAWRKTDKGEIQGEMQGAS
- a CDS encoding multidrug effflux MFS transporter, which translates into the protein MTKLLTWILAGLAMVGPLAIDTYLPSFPAIVHDFNASPLLVQQTLSFFLFTFAFMMLFYGTLSDSFGRRPVILVSLVLYVIASVGAALAPSLGWLLAWRVLQGLSAGAGSVIGRAIVQDRYSGAAAQKILSHIMMVFALAPAIAPVLGGWLQVGLGWRWIFWFLTAFGVLMFVVVWRALPESLPKEQRHAFHLGDIAVNYWKVLCHRQFLLLSTAIGAAFGGFALYIGSAAYFIINILHLPETAFAWLFIPLISGMVFGSALSAKIAHRYSQRQMIWAGFILMLVAALANIGYNYFFAAEVPWAVLPLFFYSFALSIAMPPMTLMALNHFPNNSGLASSMQSFIQMLLFALVSGLVAPLLFDSALNLAYGVMAGLLVSLLCWVFAQGKAEA
- a CDS encoding HEAT repeat domain-containing protein, with the translated sequence MSRGVADVTAERLALLNGGSVASATLTEGLAIDFAQLLAAAVPAIGAIRLDRMRAQAAEGITRRMALAAQLLLEANVDLAQLQGHTSDTVRGWACFAIAAQAQWTLPQQLAAMRPLADDGHFGVREWAWLALRPHLAASLDEAIGQLAPWTADPSERVRRFACEALRPRGVWCAHIAQLKEQPQRALPLLQPLRADPAVYVQDSVANWLNDAAKSQPEWVRSLCAQWLQESPDAATQRICKRAQRSLA
- a CDS encoding DUF1287 domain-containing protein; the encoded protein is MPTKLLSLLLLALAPMLTSAAPAATPQALVAAARSQVGVTLQYDPRYERLAYPGGDVPLERGVCTDVIVRAYRKLGQDLQVLVHEDMRKAWQVYQQQGRWQMKGPDRNIDHRRVPNLGTFFTRHGTSLRPAKEANAYRAGDIVTWRLPRNLTHIGIVSDKQSWSGVPLIIHNIGEGAREENILFSYPITGHYRWQPGLQVR
- a CDS encoding alpha/beta hydrolase, whose protein sequence is MTILRTTLLGLLAAIPLATGLAACSPLTAINALSSGSASQVTRGLAYGPLPRQKLDVYVPKIRTGPVPVVVFFYGGNWTAGERADYAFVGHALAARGYMAVIADYRLYPEVHYPEILQDAARAVAWAAMESSRHGGDPARLFVMGHSAGAYNAAMVALDASLLARHGMHPHDLRGWIGLAGPYDFLPIENTTTRPVFFYPDTPASSQPIHHVTAEAPPALLIAPLPGQDKLVNPQRNTGGLASALRTLARPVTETYFDKVSHTTLVASLASPLRMLAPTLDAVSAFIDANSKVDTTLTRNMGAATDGREIPATLPRPAKAQSAVTQAGAARAHDKTPAP
- a CDS encoding LysR family transcriptional regulator ArgP — translated: MRVVDYRGLAALDAVIGLGSFEKAAQALAISQPAVSQRIRTLENLEGTLLIIRSHPPLPTEAGQRLIAHYRQVKLLEAALDAQPGPTTQLPALAIAVNADSAATWIPEALGPLLSPPSCLLDIRLDDQDHTLSQLREGRVFACVTSANDLVAGTTATPLGGMRYLCVASPAFAQQWFPHGFTVEAVSQAPAITFGSKDALHERYLQHRLGYTGRYPHHVLGSARDFVRFIEAGYAYGMVPLLQAETALAAGRLVDVAAGQALDVPLTWHAWDIQTPLTRTLSDAVIATARKWLLQD
- a CDS encoding DUF6616 family protein; translated protein: MHYLLELYSPKPAWLVLDGAARQAYFDTVGAGMAALSGTGAEALAMGAIDGGKLHAAAQQFYAVWRFPDEAALDALLAGIAATGWHDYFDTVNAAGPAVDFPGHLAQLAA
- a CDS encoding phasin family protein, with amino-acid sequence MYPYSRSVTPAVKNHLEAQLAFFNSLSKSLFQSVQHFNDLNMQLAQGLLEEATVSSQKLLTVERAEDVFQVAAAVGQPAAEQLRKYQEQVSRLAADTQVELANVAERHVTEASRTAKALAEEVARTASEEAQKNVRKQQEVMQRVAVPFQANHQNGANRDQQRGAQNREGQSLQSASQQGSQQSAGSESSASVSASQAGSAQSKTSGASRKE
- a CDS encoding carboxymuconolactone decarboxylase family protein; its protein translation is MTQQRLDFTQASPDAVKAMYALEAAIAKLGVEHSLVELIRLRASQINGCAFCVDMHTSDARKAGETERRLYAVSVWRETPFFTPRERAVLAWTEALTLLPQNHASDEDYAALAEQLTPAEMVNVTLAIGAINTWNRLAVGFRKMPE